From one Notolabrus celidotus isolate fNotCel1 chromosome 2, fNotCel1.pri, whole genome shotgun sequence genomic stretch:
- the guk1b gene encoding guanylate kinase 1b, with protein MSGPRPVVLSGPSGAGKSTLMKRLMKEHEGVFGFSVSHTTRNPRPGEEDGKDYHYTTREAMQEGIANGDFIENAEFSGNLYGTSKSAIEDVQAQNLICILDVDIQGVRRIKETDLNPIYISIQPPSMDILETRLRDRQTETEESLQKRLEAARIDMELSKEPGVFDVVIINDDLERAYEELKDILNEEIKKVLEAQS; from the exons ATGTCAGGACCAAGGCCCGTGGTGCTGAGTGGCCCCTCCGGAGCAGGGAAGAGCACTCTGATGAAGAGGCTGATGAAGGAGCATGAGGGCGTCTTTGGATTCAGCGTCTCAC ACACAACGAGGAACCCACGACCAGGAGAGGAAGATGGCAAAG ACTATCACTACACAACGAGAGAGGCCATGCAGGAGGGAATTGCAAACGGAGACTTCATAGAAAACGCTGAGTTCTCAGGAAACCTGTATGGAACAAG TAAATCAGCCATAGAAGACGTTCAGGCCCAAAACCTAATCTGCATCTTAGATGTGGACATCCAGGGTGTGAGGAGGATTAAAGAGACCGACCTGAACCCCATCTACATCTCCATCCAGCCGCCCTCCATGGACATCCTG GAAACGCGtctgagagacaggcagactgaAACAGAGGAGAGTTTACAGAAACGGCTGGAGGCAGCACGCATTGACATGGAGCTCA GCAAGGAGCCCGGAGTGTTTGATGTTGTCATCATCAATGATGACTTAGAGAGAGCTTACGAGGAGCTGAAAGACATTCTTAATGAA GAAATCAAGAAAGTTCTGGAGGCCCAATcttaa